The genomic segment AAGCGGCGAGGTGCGTCTACGCCATCCGCTCGTACGTTCCGCGATCTACCAGGCCGCCACCTTCACCGAACGCCGCGAGGCCCATCTGGTGCTCGCCGCCGCCTTCACCGACGAACCCGATCGCCGTGCCTGGCACCTCGCGGCGGCGGCGCTCGGTCCGGACGCGGAGGTCGCCGACGCCCTGGCCGAGAGCGCGGAGCGCTCACGCCACCGGGGCGGGTACGCGGCCGCGGCGGCGGCGCTGGAGCGCGCCGCCGAGCTCACCCCGGACCGGGATCAGCGCGCGAGCCGCCTGCTCGCCGCGGCGTGGTCGGCCACGCACGGGGGACATCCGCAGTGGGTGAACGAGATCACCTCCCGGGTGGCCGCGCTGACGGAGGACGCGCAGGTCCTCGCCCAGGCGTCCACACTCGCGGGCTGGTCCCTGGCCGTGACACTCCGGTACGAGGACTCCATCGCCTACCTGTTGCCGGTGGCCGAGTCCGTGGCCGCCGAGTACCCCGCCCTCGCCCTGGACGCCGCGGGAACGGCCGCGACCCCCGCGTACCGGTCCGGGAACCCCTTCCACCGGACCGAACTCCTGCGGATCACCGACCTCATCGTGGCGGAACCGTACAAGGTCGACCGCATCTGGGTGCTGGCCTCGTGCGCCCCCTTCACCGCCCGGGACCGGGCCATGGAGCTCTTCGGCCACGCGCTGGAAACCGTGTCGGAGGGCGGGCTGTCCGACACCATCGTGCTCGGCGGCGCGGCCTGGGCGCTGGACGAGACGGATCACGCAGTCCGTCTTCTCGGGCGGGCCATGGATCATCTGCGCCGGGCGGCGACGGCCGGCGCCAACGCGACCGCCGCGTTCTCGCTCGCCAACTCCCTTTTCGAGAGCGGTGCCTGGACCGCCGCCCAGTCCACCGCCGAGGAGGCGTTCTGGATGGCGACGGAGGCGGGCGCGGACTACATGGCCGTGGGGTCGCCTCTCCTCCAGGCCACGCTGCGTGCCGCGCGCGGGGACCACGCGGGTGCGCGTGCCCGGGCCGGGCGGGCCGTACGCGCCGTCGACCTGCGCAAGCTGCCGGGCCTGTACGTGGCCCACCGGCGGGCGCTCGCCATGGCGGCCCTCGCGGAGGGTGACCACTCGACGGCGTACGAACAGTTCCGGCGCACCTTCACCCGGGACTTCCATCCGCTGCCCGTGCACTACCACGCGTCCCTGTACTGCGTCGCGGATCTCGCCGCCGCAGCCGTCCGTGCCGGGCAGACCGACGACGCGCGCACCGTGCTCCGGGCCGCCGAGGAGACTCTGAGCGGGGCGCGCTCCGTCCGGCTGGACGCGATCCTGCACCGGGCCCGGGCCCTGCTCACCGAATCCGAGGGTGCGGAGGCCCATTTCCGGGCGGCGCTCGCCGACCCGGCCGCCGCCCAGTGGCCCTTCGAACACGCGCTGGTCAACCTGGACTTCGGCGAGTGGCTGCGGCGCCACCGGCGGAGCGCCGAGGCGCGCCCGCTGCTCGGTACCGCGCTGGAGTTCTTCGAACGGCTCGACGCGCGCCCGTGGATCGAGCGCGCCTCCGCCGAACTCCGTGCGGCGGGCGTGGCCGTGACGGCCGTGACCGCTCCGGACGCGGCGGCCGGTCTGACGCCCCAGGAACTCCAGATCGCCCAGCTGGCGGCGGAGGGTCTCACCAACCGGGATATCGGCGCCCGGCTCTATCTGTCGCCCCGCACCATCGGCTTCCACCTGCACAAGATCTTCCCGAAGCTCGGGGTCACCGCGCGCGGTCAGCTCCGCGACGTGCTGGGGACCCCCGGCACCGGGTCGGACTGAGCGACGGGCCGCGCCCGAACGGGCCCGTCCCTGCTGCCCGCCCCCGTCGGGGTCACACGGGCAGGCGCGGCACGCTGTCGATGAGGCGGCGGGTGTAGGGGTGCGCCGGTGCGCCGAGCACCTGGGCCGTGGCGCCCTGCTCGACGATCTGCCCCCGCTCCAGTACG from the Streptomyces sp. NBC_01335 genome contains:
- a CDS encoding LuxR family transcriptional regulator, yielding MDVGTEPVAEPEILSREHELSRIFELVDTADGTGSKVLVLTGEPGAGKSTLVDRAASYAASRGRLVLRVRGAEGERELGFAGIHQLLHPLLGGIGRLPAHQAEALRIAFGMAEAEPSQRLDPMLTRLGVLTLLSDAAAERPLLLVVDDAQWLDLGSLEVLAFVARRLEGEPAALLLAARDEAVPERFDRVFPHLTAGPLDRAASVLLLNAQPHPPLGRARSQILQQAAGNPLALIELARAFAKDPSRRDRGAIDSLPLTARLEQIFAAELPTLPEATRRALLLAAAAGTAQLSDVLHTVPGMDGPEVWLPAERTGLIRVESGEVRLRHPLVRSAIYQAATFTERREAHLVLAAAFTDEPDRRAWHLAAAALGPDAEVADALAESAERSRHRGGYAAAAAALERAAELTPDRDQRASRLLAAAWSATHGGHPQWVNEITSRVAALTEDAQVLAQASTLAGWSLAVTLRYEDSIAYLLPVAESVAAEYPALALDAAGTAATPAYRSGNPFHRTELLRITDLIVAEPYKVDRIWVLASCAPFTARDRAMELFGHALETVSEGGLSDTIVLGGAAWALDETDHAVRLLGRAMDHLRRAATAGANATAAFSLANSLFESGAWTAAQSTAEEAFWMATEAGADYMAVGSPLLQATLRAARGDHAGARARAGRAVRAVDLRKLPGLYVAHRRALAMAALAEGDHSTAYEQFRRTFTRDFHPLPVHYHASLYCVADLAAAAVRAGQTDDARTVLRAAEETLSGARSVRLDAILHRARALLTESEGAEAHFRAALADPAAAQWPFEHALVNLDFGEWLRRHRRSAEARPLLGTALEFFERLDARPWIERASAELRAAGVAVTAVTAPDAAAGLTPQELQIAQLAAEGLTNRDIGARLYLSPRTIGFHLHKIFPKLGVTARGQLRDVLGTPGTGSD